The bacterium nucleotide sequence ATAACGAGTGGGATGAACGCCAATTGGACGGATAATCGCAAACTTCTTTGACGATCAACGCTTTGGCTTGCGGTCCACGCGATTCAAAATCCTCGTCGCTGATCCCATAATTACCGATCAAAGGATACGTCATGACGATCATTTGGCCGTAATACGACGGATCGGAGACGATCTCCTGATAACCCGTCATGCTGGTATTAAATACGATTTCGCCGGTCGCCTCGCCATCCGCACCGAAAGACCGCGCCTCATAAAATGTGCCGTCTTCCAGCACAAGCAATGCTTTGCTTTTGTTTGAATTCACCTTATATCCTCTGTAATATTTTTTTTGCAATGTTGGGGTAATCGGTAATCAATCCGTCCACACCGAGATCGATCATGCGCTGCATTTCTTTTTCATCATTGACCGTCCAGGGATATACTGCGCAACGCGCTTCCCAGGCTCGCTCCATCAGCAATGCATTGACACCGACGGAATTGGGATGCCATGAATCTACAACAAGCCCTTTAGCTAAGCGATGATTGAGGTTGGGCAACCGTTTTTCATAAATAAAACCCATGCGCATGTCGGGATCAATGCGTTGGCATTTTTTGACGACAAGGGGATTGAATGACGAAATCACCACTTGTTTGCGCATATGCATATTGTATATCAAATCAATGACCCGTTCTTCGATTTTTCCGCGCAAGGGCATTTCGCTTTTGATTTCGATATTTACAAAAACAGGTTTACCTTGAAAAACCGTCAACACTTCCTTCAGCGTAGGGATGCCTGTTTGAACACGGTCCGATCGCAACGTAAGTTTTTTCAACTCTTCCAATGTTTTGGTTCGCACCATGCCGCGCCCTGTAGTCGTAAGCCGGTCTAGGCGAATATCATGAAAGACCACCAGCTCTTTATCGCGCGTCAGGCGTACATCCAGTTCGACACCGTCATACCCTTCATCCACGACAGCCTGAAAACCCGGTAACGAATTTTCCGGAAACCCGGAATATGTCACACCGCGGTGCGCCATGATCATGATATGCTTCGGAGCGATCACGTATTTTTGCCTTCGATGACTTTTTGATAATAATCTATGTACTGTTGCACGACACGGTCCGTACCGAAATTATCAACAACCCGTTGGCGTGCGTTGGCGCGAAATCGCTGGTACAATTCCTGATCCGTAAGTATTTTGACCACATCCGCAGCCATCGCATCGACATCGCCGATTTTTTCGAGATAACCGGTTTCGTTGTGAATATTCACTTCCGAAAGTCCGCCGGCATTGGAGGTGACACAGGGTACACCCGCCGCCATGGCTTCCAGTGCGGCCAAGCCAAAACTTTCTTCTTCGCTTGGTAAAAGAAAAACATGCGCACAACAAATCAATTCAGCAACCGCTTCTTGTTTACCCAGAAAAACGACATGCTCATCCAATCCGAAATCTTGAACCAGCTGTTCGCACATGCGCCGCTCCGGACCGTCACCGATCAAGAGCAACTTGGCATTAATGTTTTCTCTTACTTTGGCGAAAATTTTCACCACATCACCGACACGCTTGACCGGACGAAAATTACTGATGTGCATGATCAGTTTTTCGTGATTGGGCGTGATGCGGCTCAAAAAACCATGTGAACTGTCTTCGGGTTTATCGTGGGGACGATATTTTTCCGTATCAACAAAATTGGGTATTACTTCGATTTTTCGGTTGGGCTTAAATTCGCCGTACGTGCGGTTACGCAGATATTTTGACACCGACGTAGTACCGTCGCTTTCGTCAATACTGAACTTAATCAGATTTAAAAACGAACGATCCATGCCCAGCAATGTAATATCCGTTCCGTGCAACGTCGTGACGGTTTTTAAGTCTTTGATGCGATTGTTTTTTCGGATGATCTGTTTTGCCAGATACGCGCTTGGCGCATGCGGTATGGCATAATGTACATGCAGTAAATCCAAATCCTCAAATTCCGCGACTTCAGCCATACGTGCCGCCAATGAAAGCGAATACGGCGAATGATCGAATACCGGATAATTCATCACTTCGACGGCATGAAAATAAATGCGGTCACGAAACGTATTGAGACGAAAAGGAATATCGGAGGTGATAAAATGAATATCATGGCCGCGCTTGGCAAGTTCGATGCCCAGCTCGGTCGCTACGACACCGCTGCCGCCATACGTCGGGTAACACGTTACGCCTATTTTCATATAATCAATCTACCGTTTTCTAAAAAAAACATATACGACGTATAACACAACGATCACTGGCAGACCATACTGATTGATTTCCGGTGACGCCCACTGAAACAGGTTAAGCACGATCAAAAGAAGGAGCGCTCCGATGACCGACCAACCAAAAATCTGCCACATACGTTTGCGACGCGTATCGGATGCGGCTTCGCCGGATGTTTCTTCATCTTGTATATCCGGTTGTGACGTATCTTCATTCATAATTTATCGGCTGATTTTGATGATTTTGAGTTCGAGTTCACCGGCCGGAATTTTGACTTTGGCCACATCGCCGACTTTTTTTCCGAGCAATCCTTTGGCAATAGGCGTATTCACCGATAGTTTGTTATTTTCCCAATCGGCTTCATTATCCGGAACTAACGTATAAGTCAGTTTTTCTTTGGTTTTAACATTTTGCAAATCAACGGTCGCAAGGATATATACTTTGTCAGTGGGAATTTCGTCTTCTTTGACTATGACGGCATTCATCACTTTCATTTCCATTTCATTGATTTTGCTTTGCAATAACTGCAGCTCTTCTTTGGCCGCATGATATTCCGCATTTTCTTTGAGATCCCCGTGCTCCCGCGCCACCTGGACACGATTGGCAATTTCGGGACGTTTAACATTT carries:
- the greA gene encoding transcription elongation factor GreA — translated: MSKFYVTHEGLLKLKEEIQHLKNVKRPEIANRVQVAREHGDLKENAEYHAAKEELQLLQSKINEMEMKVMNAVIVKEDEIPTDKVYILATVDLQNVKTKEKLTYTLVPDNEADWENNKLSVNTPIAKGLLGKKVGDVAKVKIPAGELELKIIKISR
- the bshA gene encoding N-acetyl-alpha-D-glucosaminyl L-malate synthase BshA, with product MKIGVTCYPTYGGSGVVATELGIELAKRGHDIHFITSDIPFRLNTFRDRIYFHAVEVMNYPVFDHSPYSLSLAARMAEVAEFEDLDLLHVHYAIPHAPSAYLAKQIIRKNNRIKDLKTVTTLHGTDITLLGMDRSFLNLIKFSIDESDGTTSVSKYLRNRTYGEFKPNRKIEVIPNFVDTEKYRPHDKPEDSSHGFLSRITPNHEKLIMHISNFRPVKRVGDVVKIFAKVRENINAKLLLIGDGPERRMCEQLVQDFGLDEHVVFLGKQEAVAELICCAHVFLLPSEEESFGLAALEAMAAGVPCVTSNAGGLSEVNIHNETGYLEKIGDVDAMAADVVKILTDQELYQRFRANARQRVVDNFGTDRVVQQYIDYYQKVIEGKNT